Below is a window of bacterium DNA.
CGGAAATGCTGGGTCGCAACTACCCGCTGCGGGTCGCGATCAACGCCGATGCCCGGGAAGCTCTCGCCGCCATTCTCGGAGGAACCGGCCCAACCCGTGCGAGCCGGGAGGAGTGGCTCGCCACCGCCCGAGGTGAGGTGGCTGCGTGGCGCCGGCAACATCTGGGGCACCTTCGCTCGGATGCGGTGCCGATCCGTCCGGAGCGGATCTGCACGGAGTTGACGGACCTCGTGCCTGACGACGCGTGCGTGGTGGTGGACACCGGCCACGCCGGGATGTGGATGGGCGGCATGTTCGACACCCGCACACCCGAGCAGCGCTACCTCCGCAGCGCCGGACACCTCGGCTGGGCGTTCCCCGCCGCGCTGGGCGCCAAGTGCGCCGCCCCGGACCGCCCCGTGGTCTGCTTCACCGGCGACGCCGGGCTCTGGTACCACATCGCCGAGATCGAGACCGCCGTCCGGTGGGGCATCAACACGGTGACCGTGGTCAACAACAACTCCTCGGGCAACCAGTCCGCCCGCGGCTTCGACCGGGCCTACGGAGGGGAGCAAACCCCGGAGGGACGCCGCCTGTGGACCTTCACCGACGTGGACTTCGCCGCGCTCGCCGAGGGGATGGGTGCGATGGGAATCCGGGTGGAGGAGCCCGGCCAGATCGGCCCCGCCCTCGACCGCGCCCTGGAGGCGGAGCGACCCGTCATCATCGACGTAGTCACCGACGTCGAGGCAATGGCCCCCCTCGCCGTGGTTTGACGGCTGATGCTCCCTCGTGCGCTAGCGGGGGCCGTCCACCGTTACGGTGACGACATCCACCCCGTGGTACTTCTGGTGGCGTACCGACGACGCGTAGTGCTCCAGCAGGCGGAACGAGATCTCCCGGACGTCGGTTATCTCGGAGGCTTCGCCCAGGTATGACAGGCGGTCCTCCAGGTTCTCCCTGTCCGACGCGCACACGAACTCGAGCTCCGCCCCCTCTGCACGGGACCGGGCGGCCACCGCCAGGCGGCGCTCGTCCTCGGCCTGGTCCTGGGCCGTCTCCAGGCTGGACAGGGTCTCCTCGCCGACCAGGACCAGCCTCTCCGCCGAGTCCGAGTCCCACCCGACCTTGGAGGCGAACCTGCGGAGGAAGTCTCCGAGTTTCGGCAGCGTTTCCGAGTCGAGTCCGAGCTCCAACCGCATGCGCCGGGGGCCGGTCACCTCTATGAAGGACGTCATGAGAATGGCGACGATCGCTCCTGACGTCATCCCGTTTCCGAGCAACACCCCCAAGAACCCCTTACCCAGCAGATCGGGGTAGATCACCTGGTTCTGGAAGCCCACGCCGATCCAGAAGGCCAGTCCCGCCACCACGGCCTTGCGATGGTCGAGGCCATCCTGGAGGACGATCTTCACGCCCTGGATGAACAGCAGAGCGAGCAGGACGGCGATGTACGCGGCCGCCACCGGCGCCGGGATACCGATCAGGAGAGCCGTCGCCTTGGGCAGGAACGCCACGGCCAGGAAGATGATGCCGATTACAGCGCCGACCCTCCGCGCCGCGATGCCCGTGACCTCGGCCAGCGAGACGCTTGACGAGTAGGTCGTGTTGGGAAGGGTTCCCGCCAGGCCGGAAAGCAGGTTGCCCGTTCCGTCGGCGTTCAGCGCCCCCTGCACCACGCGGAAGTCGGTTGCCTGCCGGCGGCGCCGGGAAACCCGCTGGATGGCCACCCCGTCACCCAGGGTTTCTATCGCTCCCACGAGCGTCACGACCACGAACGCAGGGAGCAGCGCCCAGAACTCGGGGCCGGGAGTGACTTCCAGTCCGGGCCAGCCGCCCGATGGCACGCCCACCCAGGGGGCCTCCAGCACGGGTCCCACGTCATACAGTCCGAACAGGGCCGCCACACCGCAACCGACGGCGATTCCGATGACCGGCGACCACAGCCGGACCGCCGATGGGGCCCGCAACACCAGCCCGGCCACCGTGACCAGGGTCGCCACAGCAGCGGCCGGCGCGGCAGCCGACGACATTCCCTCGGGTACGTCCGTCAGCGAGTCGAACACGACCGGCATGACCGTGGCTGTGATGAGCATGATCACGGTTCCCGAGACGACCGGGGTGAATATGCGACGGAGCAGCGAGAGCCGGGCTGCCATCAGGTACTGGAACAGGGACGAGACCACGATCAGGCTGGCCATCGTGGCGGGTCCGCCCTCCACCAGCGCCGCGACGCAGACTGCTATGAACGCCCCGGAGGTTCCCATGACGAGCACGTACCCGGCGCCTATGCGTCCCCATTTCACGGCCTGGAGCACGGTGGTCACGCCGCTTACGATCAGCGCTGCGAACACGGCCCAGGAGATGTAGGACTCCGGCTGTTCCGCCACCCTGGCGACGATCACCACCGTCAGGACGATCGGCGCGACGATTATCGTGGCGGCCTGCAGACCGGCCCCGGCCGTCACGGCGGGCGGGGGGTTCTCCTCCGGTTCGTAGCGTACGTTCCGGTTCTCGCGTTCGGCGGCCGCCATCGCCTCTCCTCCTTGTGGTACCCACCAACCTTGCCGTCCGATCGGACGGCACTACTGAGCGGTCTCTCGGCCCCGCTGAGTACGTTCATGATAAGAGCCGGAAGGTGCCGCGGACGGGGTTTGGCGGTCCCTGAGGGCCCAGTTGAGGTTGCTCATTCTCCGTATTGACGCCAGTGGTCGCCGAACAGGGCCTCCTCGGTGGGTCGGTCCTCGGCGATGGTGGTCGACAGGTGGGTCAGGTTGATGAAGTGGCGGTAGTTCAGATTCTCGCTGATGCTGTTGCCTGCCCAGGTTCCGCAGCCCATCGTCAGGGTGAAGGGAAGCCCGTTGGTGAAGCTGCCCCCGTTCCCGATGGCGTGGGCCTGGTTGACGAGCACCCGGACCACGTCCAGCTCGGTCGCAAGGAGGCGGGCATTGTCGACCGAAGCCGTGTAGACCCCGCACGAGTGCCCCCGCCCTCTGACCTCCAGGACGGCCCTGACCGTCTCGATGGCCTCCCGGATGCCGGCCGCCCGGTAGACGGTGAGCACTAGCGAGAGCTTTTCGTCGGCGAAGGATGCGGCGGTGGCCGGCAGCTCGTCCTCGACCAGGAACAACCGGGCCTTCGCAGCCTGGCCGCCCAGCCCGGCGCGGCGGGCGAGGACATCCGCATCCCGAGCGATCATGTCCCGGTTCAGCTTCCCGCCCGCCCATAGGGCATCCCGGATGGCACCCTTCTCCTGCCCGTCGACCACGTAGGCCCCGGCCTTACGAAGCTCGTCCAGCGCCCGGTCGTATACGTCGTCGAGGATCACCAGCGAGTTCTCCGAGGAGCACGAAGTGGCGTTGTCGAAGGTCTTGGAGGCCACGATGCCCGCGGCGGCTTGCCCGAGGTCGGCGGTGCTGTCGATGATCACGGGCACGTTGCCTGCGCCCACTCCGATCGCCGGCTTGCCGCTCCGGTAGGCGCTGCGCACGTTGTTCTGCGACCCGGTGACCACGGACAGGTCGCAAGCCTCCATCAATGCCGTGGTGGACCGTCGGGTGACCGGTTCCGGGAGGATCTGGACCAGATCGCACGGTGCGCCCACGCCCTCCAGCGCATCCCGCATTAGTTCCACCGCCCGTGAGGTGGTCGCGTAGGCGAGCGGCGAGGGCGCGATGATGACCGCGTTGCAGCCCTTGACGGCCATCATCGCCTTGTTAACGGGAGTGGCGGCGGGATTGGTGGACGGCGTGACCGCGGCCACCACCCCGACCGGCTTGGCGTAGATCATCAGGCCTCGGGCGGGATCCTCCTCGATCAGGCCCACCGTCCTGGCCCGGCTCAGGTCCCGGAGGGTGCCGAAGGTCTTGCGGCGGTTCTTGACGATCTTGTCCGCGACGTTCCCGAGGCGGGTGGTCCGAACCGCGAGTTCCGCCAGCTCACGGGCGTGCTCAGGCTTGTAGAGCGACCAGGCCAACGCCGTGACCACCTCGTCCACCCGCTCCTGGTCCGAGTCGGCGAACTTGGCCATCGCCGACCGAGCCCTGTCCACCACCGCGGCGACGACCTCGCCCGCCGAGTCCCCGGCGCCCGGAAGCTTGGTGCGAGCGGTCATACGCCGGGCCTCACCGGTCGGGCAACCGGCGCCGGTGGGCCACCGCCACGGTGGCGTTGTCGTTGAAACCGAGGCTCCGAGCCGTTTCGAGAACGCTCTCGGCGATCCCGGAGGCGTCGTCAGCTTCAGGGTCACAGGCCGACCCGATACCGGCCGGCGAGTCGTCCCACAACCACTCCATGCCGCCACCCTCGGCCGCAAGCGGTTCCCAGGCGCCGTCGCTGGCGATGATCACAGCGTCCGGAAGTTCTGAGTCCTCGAACACCCCGGCCGTCTCCACGTCGACCGGCCCGGCATCGTGGCCGCCGTCCTCGGGCGGCTGGCCCAGGCAAACCCGGATGAACCCGTAGGGATCTCGATGGGGACGACCGCAGCAGGATCCCGAGTAGCCGTCCGGCCCGAGCCACGCCACGAAGGGCATCGTGTCGCCCATCCACCCGATCCGCAGACCACCCTCCGGAGTCCACGCCGCCACGCACAGGGTGGTCATCGGGATACTGTGGGGTCGCTCCCGATAGCCCTTCTGCTGCAACGATGTGGATAGCGCGAGCGCCCGTCGGTTGGCCTCGGCGAACACCATCACCATGTCCGCCGCGCTGCCGATCCGCTCCGGCAGGCCGCCCACGGCCGCCTGTGACGCCTCGTCCCCGCGGGCATGGCCCCCTAGCCCGTCGGCCACCGCGATCACCCACGAGCCGTCATCCGACACCGCCGTGAACATGCTGTCTTCGTTCACCTGGCGTGGTCCGGCGTCGGTCACCGCGGCGACCGACCATCCGTGCGGCGAACGACCAGGCTCGGTCGGCTCTGGATGCGGCATGGATGACATCATGCCAGATCGCAGCCCCCACGGCGTCCGAGCGGTCATGGGAAGAGTGCTGAACCGTCGTAGGATCCCGTTCAGAGCATGAACCTTCCCGGCTACCCGACGCTTCGGATGGAGGATGACCATGGCATCCGGTAAGGAACCCACCGGGTCCGTCTTCGCCTCGGATCGGGAGAGGCGGCTGTGGGCGTGGACGCTGGCGGTCGTGGTGGCCATCTACTCGACCCTGGGCCTGGCTAGGACCCTGGCAGGAGTGCTGCGAGACGAGGGGATACTCGTAGCCTCCTTCGCCTTGGGGATGGTCCTGGTCGGAGCGACGGTTCTCGTCGTGGCACTGAGGAGACGGCCCGGGGCCACGGAAATCGGCGTAGCGCTCGGCGTAGCGGCCGCCTACTACATGGTGATGGTCCGGATGGCGCTCCCGGAGGAACGCACCCACCTCATCGAGTACGGGGTGGTGGCGGTCTTCATCCACGAGGCGCTGAAGGAGCGGACCACCCATGGGCGGCACGTCCCGATACCCGCCCTGGTAGCGGTCGGGGCAGCGTCCGTCGTAGGGGTGATCGACGAGTGCATCCAGTGGTTCCTGCCCAACCGCGTCTTCGATCCCGAGGACATCCTGTTCAACTTCCTGGCGGCCGCGATGGCGGTGGTCTCGAGCGTGGCCCTGTCCTGGGCTCGCCGGCGGCGGGACAAGGCGGGGAGAGAAACCAACCGTGGTTAGCGGGACCCCGACCGGTAATCGACGCTCGTCAGTGAGGACTCGTCGAGCCGACCCGGCACAGATGTCGATCGGCCTCTCGGCAACGGACTCCCCTACGCCGGAAGCGCGATCGCCGCGAGGGTCGCGAGGTCGGGGACGACGAGGTCGGCAATGGCATCGGTTCGCCGCGTGGCGCCTGCCCGGCCGGCACGGTTGACCCATACCGACGAGATCCCCAGTTGATTTGCCGGCCCGATGTCGTGGAAGAGGCTTTCGGCCACGTGCAGCCACGCCCGTTTGTCGACCGCCATGCGGGCGGCCGCGACCTCGAAGTTATTGAGGCTGGGCTTGTAGCTGCGGGCCTGCTGAGCGGTCACCACGACGTCGAAGTCCACATCCAGGGCCTGGGCCGTGCCTCTGAACAGGTCGTCGTCCACGTTGGAGATGACCGCCAGCCGGTAGTGCGCCTTCAAGGCATCGAGGGCGTTCTTGACATCACCGAACACTGGCCAACCGGGCAGGGAGTCCGCCAGCGCGTCCCTCTCTGACGCGGTGCACCGGAAGCCCAACTCCTTCGCGATCATCCCCATCACGTCGCGCAGGACACGGCGATACTCCAGAAACGTCCGGGAGTCCTGCGCCCGGGG
It encodes the following:
- a CDS encoding aldehyde dehydrogenase family protein yields the protein MTARTKLPGAGDSAGEVVAAVVDRARSAMAKFADSDQERVDEVVTALAWSLYKPEHARELAELAVRTTRLGNVADKIVKNRRKTFGTLRDLSRARTVGLIEEDPARGLMIYAKPVGVVAAVTPSTNPAATPVNKAMMAVKGCNAVIIAPSPLAYATTSRAVELMRDALEGVGAPCDLVQILPEPVTRRSTTALMEACDLSVVTGSQNNVRSAYRSGKPAIGVGAGNVPVIIDSTADLGQAAAGIVASKTFDNATSCSSENSLVILDDVYDRALDELRKAGAYVVDGQEKGAIRDALWAGGKLNRDMIARDADVLARRAGLGGQAAKARLFLVEDELPATAASFADEKLSLVLTVYRAAGIREAIETVRAVLEVRGRGHSCGVYTASVDNARLLATELDVVRVLVNQAHAIGNGGSFTNGLPFTLTMGCGTWAGNSISENLNYRHFINLTHLSTTIAEDRPTEEALFGDHWRQYGE
- a CDS encoding protein phosphatase 2C domain-containing protein, whose protein sequence is MNEDSMFTAVSDDGSWVIAVADGLGGHARGDEASQAAVGGLPERIGSAADMVMVFAEANRRALALSTSLQQKGYRERPHSIPMTTLCVAAWTPEGGLRIGWMGDTMPFVAWLGPDGYSGSCCGRPHRDPYGFIRVCLGQPPEDGGHDAGPVDVETAGVFEDSELPDAVIIASDGAWEPLAAEGGGMEWLWDDSPAGIGSACDPEADDASGIAESVLETARSLGFNDNATVAVAHRRRLPDR
- a CDS encoding haloacid dehalogenase type II — its product is MDFGRFEWLSFDCYGTLVDWESGISRAVSDVLESHGMRRSRAEILALYADLEPRAQDSRTFLEYRRVLRDVMGMIAKELGFRCTASERDALADSLPGWPVFGDVKNALDALKAHYRLAVISNVDDDLFRGTAQALDVDFDVVVTAQQARSYKPSLNNFEVAAARMAVDKRAWLHVAESLFHDIGPANQLGISSVWVNRAGRAGATRRTDAIADLVVPDLATLAAIALPA
- a CDS encoding VanZ family protein, which encodes MASGKEPTGSVFASDRERRLWAWTLAVVVAIYSTLGLARTLAGVLRDEGILVASFALGMVLVGATVLVVALRRRPGATEIGVALGVAAAYYMVMVRMALPEERTHLIEYGVVAVFIHEALKERTTHGRHVPIPALVAVGAASVVGVIDECIQWFLPNRVFDPEDILFNFLAAAMAVVSSVALSWARRRRDKAGRETNRG